GGTCAGCTCCCAGAAGACAAACAGGGCAATCAGGTTGTCAGTCAGGACCACCCCCAACATGGAGCCCATGAAGAGCAGCATGTAGGTGAAGAACTTCCCGTGCTCCTCGCGCGGGTCCAGGTAAAAGCGGCCGTAGGCCATGATGAGACACCCGGCGAAGGAGATGAGGAGGGCAAAGAAGAGGCTCAGCCCGTCCACCATCAGCGTGAGGTTGGCGTCGAGAAGGGGGACCCAGCGAAGCGTGTATGTGAGGGTCGTTCCGTGGAGTACGTCGGGGAGCAGAGAGAGCAGCGCCAGGGTATTTCCTAAGGCGACCCCAGCGGCCCACCACCCGGTCCGCGTTCCCAAGACCCGCGCAACAAGAGGGGTCAGGGCCGCGGCGAAAAATGGGCAAAGGAGGACGACCAGCAGCAGAATCACCAGGTCCTCCGGGGTGTAAGGTCCACGTCGATGTGTACCAACCCCTCGAACCGGGTCGGCAGACGACGAATATCGAGAGGCGTGTGGGATACCCGCATGCCGCTACGTCATCCGTGTCTCGTGTGATCTAGGAATTTCGCCCCAAGGATATAGAGCGCGAGGTTCTGAGCCAAAACGGGAGGGACCATACCATAACCCAGATAGGGCGGCAAGGAGCTTTTCTCTCCAGTCGGGCCGGTCGGGTGATCAGCGTTTTGGGCGGTCGAGACCGAGCGGCCCACTTCCAAGGAAGAGGATCGCGACTGAAGCCATGAGGAGGACGAGGCCGTATTCGTACCCGCCGGCGATCGCCTTGCCCGCCGCGGCGTCCACGATGATGCCTTGCAGGAAAAAACCCTGCCCCAGGTGGACGAAGAAGACCGCACCCCCCATAATCACCACATGGACTAACGCGCCGATACGAGTGTAATACCCCAGGACGAGCGATGCCCCACCCAGGAAGTGGCCCAGGATCACAAACCAGGCCGTGACCGTCGGGAGCGGAATGCCCATGGAGGCATTAAAGCCGGCCACACCGGCAGGGGTAAGTTCAAAGCCGGCGGAATAGCCGTGCATCACGAAGACCACTCCCAGAGTGACCCGCAGCACTGTGATCCCGTACTCGCGCCCACGCCGCATCGCCTACTCCTCCTGTGCGATTGACCTCCTCGGGCGTTGAGCTGTCCCACCTCTTGCTTGGGCCTTCCGTAATAGACCGAAGAACGCCTAATTTGTCAACGAATTTCCCGCCATTGCCCTCCTATATCCCCCGGCTGAATCGCCGAGGACGCGGACGTCACCTGCTTCGTAGCTCTTCCGAGACCCCAACTACGCAGACCCAAGAAGACCTATCCCGGCAAAAAAACCGCAAATAGCCCCTGGCACAAGCTTTGCACCGCCTTCTCGAAGTCGTCGACCATATGGGGGGCAAGAAAATGGAGTTTGTCACCTTAAAAGAAGCCATCAATCAGGTTGAGCGGATTCTTGTCATGAAGCATAAAGCCACAGAGGATATTGAACGGGCCCAAAAGTATATACAATCGGCGCGAGAGTTTTTAGTGTTTGACCGAAAAGGATTGGCAGGCCCGCCTGTGATTTGCCGGGACACATTACATGTGCACGATGATCGTACAATCTCGTGCATGGAGTTGAGAAAGGTGCTGCGCGCTTCAATTGCCGAACCTGACGGATCCAGCCAGAAGCTTGCGAGTGGCTTGAGTTATGATGATCAGGTGATTTTTTGCGAAAGCTGTCAGAAAAAATGCGCCGAGACATTGGCGCGCCTTGAGGAGGAATTGAAACGTTTAATGTAGAGAAATCACCCCGCACCATTGCAGGCTTTTATTTGTTCCTTCGCCGTTGTTTTTAAAAAAACCTTCCCTATTGCCGCATTGTCTCACCCAAGAAGCCGCGTCCCCAAGTAAACCAAGCCAAAACTACATGCCGGACACGACAAGCATGCTGGAGTGGGCCACCGGATCAGTACCCTTTCCTCTCCGCTTCGACTGAAGCCGTTCAGCCCTCCCTGAGCACCTCAATCCTTTCTCGGCACGCCGTGATCCGTTCGTCCCACCTCCTCCCGCCGACGCTGGTGCGGGAATTGCACTTCTCTATCCCCAGGGGCAAGCCGGGGCGTGCAATAGGCACAACGGGAATACGTAACGTTTCGGTTTGCCACACACCCGGTGGGGGGAAAGCAGAGAATTGGCTCATCGTCGAAATCTTGACAGGAATACAAAGCCCCGGATCACACTGGGAAGGTTGCTCTTCGTCTGTATCACCTTTCTCTGTTTGAGCGGAACCGCGGTATCCCAGGATTGGCCTCTTGGGACGTTCTACTATGAGATTACTCGCAACAACAACCAAACA
The window above is part of the Candidatus Methylomirabilota bacterium genome. Proteins encoded here:
- a CDS encoding DoxX family protein, with the translated sequence MRRGREYGITVLRVTLGVVFVMHGYSAGFELTPAGVAGFNASMGIPLPTVTAWFVILGHFLGGASLVLGYYTRIGALVHVVIMGGAVFFVHLGQGFFLQGIIVDAAAGKAIAGGYEYGLVLLMASVAILFLGSGPLGLDRPKR